The Cryptomeria japonica chromosome 9, Sugi_1.0, whole genome shotgun sequence DNA segment GGAGAATGCAATGATGGAGAGGCagacgatgacaatgacgatggTGCCCTTAACCACCCTCTATTTGGTCGTGTCGCTGGTTTGGATGCTTGGTTTTCTCTGCCCCACGTTGTTGACAGTGCTTTGGTGGCTATTGCGGTAGAGTACCTGATGGTGTGTGGGTGTAGAAAGACCTGGTGTCTTTCTGCCCTTTGCTATTTCTATGGTGTTTTGGGTATCTCTTGACTTCCCTCCCCTACTCTGTGTGCGATGGTCATGTCTCCTACGGCTGGCTTTCATGATGCTTGGTTGGTGCTAGGTTGTGGGTTTCTTGGGAAGAGAAGTGGGGTGTGCAATTGAGTTGGAGGTCCTTCTCTGAGCCCTACAGGTGTTCTCACTATTGTCTGGTTCGAGGGTCATGGCTCTCAGTCTTTGGTGCTTTTGGGTTTTTCTCCATGTGGGTGTGAGAGTCCTCCTCTATTCTGTTTGGCTAATGGGTGGTTTTCCTTTGGCTAGGTTTTGGAGATGCTCATGGAGATATTTGATGGTGGACTATGTGCACTTTCCTGGTGTGGGAAGGAGGTTCTGTGGGGAAGAGCTTCTAGTGCTCGTTTCCTTTTTGGGCTTGTGGCCtctcctctctttgttcttttcCTCTAGTTTCTAGGGGCTTGTTTTTGAGTTGGGTCTCCCTCTTCTCGTGGTTAGGGGGAGGCTTCGGTGGTACATGATGACAAGGATTCATGGGCTTCTAAACCTTTCCTATCCTTGTTTGTCTGAGGTGACCCtgtctcctatggaggtggagatttgGTGGATGGGTTTGGTTTGGTTTCTGCTGGCACCTATGGACTTTGGGCTATCATTTAACCTTCTTTATTTTTCTACTGAGGTGGACatatttcctattgaggtggggagatggtTGGAAGAGGCTATCGGATTGCTTCAGCTGTTCAAGCTGCAGgtgtattttgtttattttttctctCACGGTTGTCTCTATTGGAAGGTCTGGGTTTCTCTTTTCCCAGTTTCCCATCATGTTTCAAGGCTTGGCTCTTTATTGTTTCATAGGAGAATCAGCAGTTCTAACCTTTCTTATGGGGGCCTATTCATGATTTCTATTTGTCTTagtaaatttgaattttatataTAAAGATGAGTAAAGATCAGTTTGAATAGTTgacataattaatatttttatttgtccAACCTATCTTTTAAAATTGATTAAAGGAGGTCTCAAATTTTTAGTATAAGGATATTTTCAATTTTACTTTTAAgcaatcaattttttaattttatttcttttattttgaatattGTTTTATTGTCTTTTTGTTATTTTTGATCAATTCTACTCTTTGTAATACTCATTTAAGAGACCCTTTTCTTGTCAATCTAACcaaaacttgttaattaaattaattgtgaTATTCTAAATATGAACATTTCTTGCATAtttccaaaaattgatttttgagatacaaaattatttataaattgttGTGTAAGACATTTGTATGTTTTCTTACTATATGTTAATTCTGGGCATTATTTTTAAGTTGGACTTTATAGAGAGTTCACCAAAGAAAACTTACCTCTAGAAATCAAGCAACTTCTTTAAGATATTTTTAAATATGTCAATCTTTGACAACTTAGTAATAAATAGAGACTATAGTAAATTAGAAAGCAAAAAGTACACAATCAAGTATAGATCTATTAGTTAAAGGACATATCTACACTTGTCAAATCAATTTAAATTCACAAATCTAtctaaaaataacaattaaatgtAAACATCTAAATTTCTTATTTTTTTACAAGAAACAATTTAATTCTAGGGGAGAGAGCCTTATGGTGGTGAGGGCTATGTTCAAGTCTGCCAAaatttaacttatatatatatatatatatatatatatatatataaaatttcttaCAACTGCTTAGTTGTGAAGTCTCCTactttaaaaaatgggttttcaagtccacatggtcaaatatgatgccacatcacatGCCTTTTTTGCTAGGGTGTCAAAAATGGTCTCAAAAAGAAGTAGGACCCATTGTTGCTCACTAAGTCATGTTTATTGGTGTgttgatgtgacatcacatgattggttatttTTACAAATTTATTAGAATCATTTTTAAGATAGGTATTGACATGATACTTTTTGTCTCTACTAATAAACTAATTGTACCCTACTAAAAGACTAATTGTACCCAACTACTATCCCAAATATAAGACCCCGCACCACCACAAGATCCTCTCTATTATTGTCAAAATAAAATAGTCCTATCCCTTCCTATTCCTTCAAATGTAATTTCCTCCTCAATATTTAAGATTTTATTGAGAGAGTAATATATGTCGCGTTAACTTCAAAAATAACAATGGTATATTGAAATTTAGAAAGCTGGAGGACTTAGTTTTACGTGGTATTCCTTATCTGTAGAGACTAGAGAGTGACTGATTTTGAATAGTAAATGTGATTATGATTCATAGTTTTCCATCTTTTAGACTCTCTTGTGGGTTCACACTGGATTGTCCTTGCATTTCATAATGACTCTGATTGCTTGACTTAAATAATCAAATTGAACAGGGGAGAGGTGGAACAGTGATCCCATCGAAGTCGAAGAGAAAGCAAAACTCAGTGGAGGTGCACCGAATGTTTGAGACGCTTTCACTGTAAATGGACAGCCAGGAGACCTCTATAACTGCTCAAGCTCAGGTAACACTTTCCTTTTTGTTGGAAATGGTTTGGGATTCAATTGGGTACAACTCAAATCGATTAAAAATGAATAACTCTACACAGTTAAATCCAGAAGTAGTCGCTTTGAATATAACTAAGGGTCGCTCAATTCCGTTTCTCACTAGTCAAAATCAAGACTGCAATCGTTAATAATGAAATCTGGTATATGCAGGAACAACGAATTTCCCTGTAGAACACGGAAAAACCTACCTACTTTGTATCGTAAATGCTGCAGTCAATAATCACCTCTTTTTCAAGATTGCATCACACAATCTTACAGTGGTATCTGTGGATGCCTCCTACACAAAGCCATACACAACAGACATACTGATGTTAACATCTGGTCAGACTACAGACGTTCTTCTCACGGCCAATCAAGCCGAAGCCAGATATTATATGGCCGCCAAAGTATACACCACTCAATCTGAAGCAAATATTGATAACACCACAACAACCGCCATTTTAGGCTACGTGGGCTCTAATTCATCTGCCACTCCAATCCTCCCTGACCTTCCAGTATACAATGACACTGCAACAGTGATCACATTTACCCGATCCTTACGAAGCCTGTCTTCAGAGGAGCATACAGTGGACGTTCCACAAAGCATAAGCGACAGTAGCATCATAACCGTAGGACTTGGTTTAATTCCTTGTGAAACCGGCCGTAACTGTAGTGGCCCTAACAATACCAGACTGGCTGCGAGTATGAACAATATATCTTTTGTGCTGCCTGATGTCGCCATTCTGCAAGCTTATTACTTCGGCGTTAATGGAGTCTTTACCACCGACTTTCCTTCCAACCCACCAGTTGTGTATAATTATACCGGCGATGTACCAAAACTCTGTGGGCGCCATTTTCTGGCAGAAAAGTTAAAGTCATTGATTATAATGCCACAGTTCAAGTTGTGTTCCAGGGAACCAATATCTTCCAAGCAGATAACCATCCAATGCATATTCATGGGTATGACTTTTATATTGTAGGAGAGGCTTTTGGTAATTATGATAATGAAACAGATCCGAGCTCTTTCAATCTGGTCGATCCACCTCAACGAAATACAGTAGGGGTTCCTGCCAATGGATGGGCCGCTATCAGATTCAAAGCTGACAATCCAGGTAACAACAAAGTTGACAATTCTCTGATGATTCCAGAAATGATATATGGCTTGAAATTGAAGTTTGGACAATTCTCTGTTTGTGCAGGTGCATGGTTCGTACATTGTCACTTTGATGACCATGTAACATGGGGATTGGATACTGTCTTTATTGTGAAGAACGGCCCTAGTGCTTTGGAAAGTTTGATCCCTCCTCCTGCTGACCTCCCCAAGTGCTAAAGGAAGTTCCAGTGTTGCAGTATTTCTAGATataattgaaatataattttttttgttatccAGTGTATTATATATGCCAGTGTtacaatatttttaaatataatttaaatataaatatttttattgtgCATTCTTTTATATACTATTGgggaatatattatatatttttatatagaaaccagtggaagaaaatatttaaaaatcacaatttcgGTATGTAAATGTAAAAGATCACTTCAAAGACAATTCAGTGGACCCACCTAGTCATTAtgctaaaatatttattaatagcaATTGGTTGGAGTTATAATCTTATTAAAAGGGATAGAAATTGACACTGATATGTTTATTTAACATCTGGTGCAAGTAAAGTTAAAGATTATAACTAACGTTGTAGTAGAGAGAAAAATAGAATTTGAAGCTCTAGAAAATTGGAGATTGTTAATTTTTCACATTGTAAAGGAGAAATCACGATCTaaataaattttgtaacatttCAAAAATAAGATAATGTTATCTATTATTATGTATATGTTGTTTGTTGATGCAGTTTCATATTGTttgtatttttaatgtttttttgttcATCATATGTTTACATCAAATCTTATATAATCTATATTAAGATGTCATTTCAAAGTTGTAGATTTCAGTTTAGGTGCTTGAGTTttatatttatacacatgttttTATTAAGAATTGCATTGTATGTAGTTCTCAACTCTAGTGTTATACTTTACGATGACTCATTGTGCTCTAATCTTGGTCAATTCAATGAGTCTCATCAAATTTGATCATTCTAGGCTACTAGAAGTGCTTCATTCTTTGATATGACTCTAATGTATCTCCATGGTATAGTTATTTTCAATGGTCTATATTATGTGTGGCAATTGTATCATGTTCGTCTAGTTTGGGCTTCATATTCATTCATTGTAGTTTAACATTCCTCAATTCCCTCAATTCCCTCTATCATGCCTTGGTTCATAATTCCTTGGCCTCAAATACATATTCTCTATGtgttttctttgaataattttgaattttgattaatGCTAGGTGCAATCATACAACTTAACATATGTCTTTGACTTACTACCTTTGTTCTTGTTGACTATATTGATTATTCTTATCACTTATATAGTATTTGAGAGTTTGTGCATCAATATCATAATGTGCCATATGTCAATCTCCTATTTCAATATTTGTGGTAGCCCAAACAACCTAGTATCCTCTTTTTAAATTCACATACTTGACCTATCATATTGACCAAACTTACCTAGCCTATGTTACTTATAGTCCAATCTTCTCTCATATTCTTACCACTCACCCACATTATAAAATATATGAAAAGTTGGTACCACCATAGTGCTCTTTTTTTCTTGGATAATAGAAGGTTGGCCAATGATTGTACTCCATTTGTTAATAGTTGGTATAGGGACTAAGCCCAGTTCTCCTCCATGGCCACCTTCATTTTCTTCTAAGCTCGTACATTGACAACATCAAGAACCAATATTTCTACATGTTAAATTGCATTAGCCCATTCTTCATTTTCAAGTGAAATATTTGATATAAGTATTTTTTATTCATTCATAATTATTAGTTAAAAAATCATACTTAATAATGTTTGTTTGTCTCTAGCCTAGTTTAAACTCTTTAAATAAAATGTATTtggttcattcaatttattttttcagGAAGTGTTTCTTACTATCATTTTGTCTATCTAACGTAGGTAAATATGAGATTTAAATGATCTCATTGATATTTTAAAAACCCACAATAGGAGGACCACATCAAGGTAAAGTACCATCCTAAGTGGATTTCTCCTCCCACTAAGAATTCTCCAATGCACAAAATGGTATTATTTGGcataatcataaataattttaTAGTTTTTACCCATAAAAAAAATTGAGAAACATATGTGGACCCATGCTACATTATTATTTCCACTTCATCAATGCTTACATCCTTGGAAACATCTTGTTGGATCTCAAATATTGAGCTATACAAATCCTAGAGAATTCTAGACCAAAAACTAAGTTTGACAAAATATAATTTGGAACGATAGACTATAACTCATTATTAGATAATAGATAACAATGGAATGATTAATTATAGAGAGTACTAGATAAGTGAAAGGTAAACAGGGATAAATTGGTCAAaatttgttaatattttttataaactaGAGTTAGATGTAGTTGGCATTAAACTTTTAAGAACTTCTAGGTTAGaaatttaatatgtgaaaaatatgaaattcaagaTTCCTCATGGttatcaaatatataatttattatgatACTTACATGATAAAATTTGTTTAAGTAAAAATCTATTTAGGTTACCCTTTTGTTAATTTTGGAGAGATAAAAACATACACATGTACAACAAACCTAAAAACTAATAAAAGAAGTGTTCTCAAATTCCTTTTGTTGACAATATGTTGATGTTTTGGATGAATTTTTTAAACTTATTTTCTTCTTTTATGAAATTCTTCTTTTAATAATTATTTAGTCCGATAAAGGTACAAGTTCAAGGTTAAGCTGACCTAAAATATTTATAATAGGAGAAAAAGTGTAGAGCACGATGTGTATCCTGAGCTCATAATATTTTTAAACTAAATTCCAAATGACAATTTATTGAAAAGGCATGCACATGtacatttttttttctcaaaacttttatttggaaaatcataaaaaattatagTTTAGTTTAAACTATATTTGAAAGTGGGCATTAGTCtctacaaaaaattaaaatttattaataaaatggCAATATAAACTTGTTTTTCATATTGATTATAGTTAATTAATGTCACTAACCGTAGATCTAATCTAGAATGATTCAATATATTTTTTCAACACTAGATTTTTAGTTTGCTAGATGGTTATCAATATTTATTAAACTTATTTTGCCTAGGTGCTAAGAATTGTGTTTAGTGTTTCTCTACACAAAATCATTTCCTCTTTATCAATCCTAAAATTATTATGGTATCTCTATGTAAAGGTGTGTGAATGTAAATGGGTTCACTAGTttaaatatgcaaacttgaaatCAAAACCATTCATATCAACTCACATTCGAGAAACAAACAATAAGCCCAACTTGAGACCTATTGAAAGAGCTagacacaaatttattattttACTTTTATTGAATTGTTGCAATTGGATAAGATAGAATAATTCGACACAAGAACTAGGTTTAATGTTTCAAAATTGAGAGTAATCAACAATAAAAAAAAGTTTCAAAGCAGATTTGGATACTCTAAGTTTTGATCGATAAATAAGGATTAGTGTCATATCACCACCTCAAAAAAAACTTTAATCGTGAACATAAAAGATACAAGGTAAGGAGGTCAACACAAAGAAATGAATCAGAGGATGCAAATTAGTGATCAATGAAGGTTTATCATCATAacaataataatcaaataaatgagAAATTAACTAAAGTCTTAATAAAGAGTTCTGATTAGAAAAATAAAgagataaataattaattaacaatTAGAGAAGAGACATGTCACCTCAAAAGGATCATCTCTTCTCAATAGAGTAATGGGAATAAAAGGAAGAGACTACAATGGAGGGAGGTCAACATCAAATCATTTAAATAGATCAATTCATTAAATCACAttgaatcattaaaaaaaaaaccattcaAGAAGAccgaacaagaagaagaagaattttccaTAAGATAGAGTGCAACAATCACAAAAGAGACCATTCCAATTCATCATAGAAAAATTCTAGTTATCTCATATTATTATTACCAGACACATTATGTCATATACTTGACATTTCTAGGTAAAAAAATGtcttatacatgtatacatattggTTATGCATTGTAGAGAGTGCTTAAGTATATGTTCATATGATAGAATATACGTTGTGCTTGATTATCTAAAACCCTTCTTGGAGGAAGGGCCTAGGGTGTAAGAAAAAGGGGAATAGGAGGACTAAGTAAGTAGCCCATCCTAAACTTGACCATAACAGCTCCTAGGAGAAAAGAGAACATACATAGAAGAGACAAGAAATCCCCTTGTGACCTCCACCCATCTCTGCAAGATGACATTTGTCTTTAGAGAGAAAAGAAATTCATGGGATAGGATTGTACAAGTCACTAAGTAAGCTAGAGGGCTCTATTCGACATCCACTCTTAGGATTAGTGTAGAAATGGCTTCAAGTAGTCTCATCATGTCTCTTCCTCCCAAATCCCAATATGATTGTATAATACTAGTATTAGTATATGAATATGATGTGATCTTGTCTAACCCTAATGATTGAATATATATTGTAGCATTGTAATCCAAGACTGCATTATTTAAAGAGATATTCACTTGGTAAGATGTAATCCTAATCTTAATTTGTTCCAATTATTATTTTAGGGAAAATTCTAGGGCAAATCAGGAAGGAGAAATTGCAATTGGTATCATAGAACCATTCTTGCTAGACTAAGGGATACATAACAGTAATGCAAACTAGCCAAAGGGCtttgaaaaaggaaagaaagaaattTCCATCAACAATGAGAAAAAAAATGAGCAATGAAGTGAGGGCTCTCATGGAACAAAATAACCAAACTCTCatagagaaaaatgaaaaaatcaaaaggaCAACCTAATTTTTCCTTCATGCTATcgaaaaaatgaaaataataactCTAGCCCCAACCAAAACCATGAGAGGGATACCCATTACAATCATTCTAAAAATGATCACCCCACTAGATTATGAATACCTAGACCCATGAGACTCCCTTCTTACCTAGGGAATAACCCATATTCAGCCTATATCACGTGTATGCTCATCTTAATTCCTTTACACCTTTCAAATAGGGAAGATTGATCAAAGTGTTCAACTCTCCAATATGATTATGGTTGAGCCTCTTTATGTTCCCTAATAAATTTTGGACAATTAAGATCTTAGTTTGATTTCATAGATATtataccaatttcatgtgaagttgagtTACTCTTAGCTTGAACCTCCATGAAGAAAATTCATTTTCTACTGTATAAGTGTTTGAAGTTCTTATTTGAAGGAAAAATGCATACTATATTTCACAGTGGGTACCATCCCTCATCTATATGTGGAGAATTTTCACTTTAATATGTTTTGCCTCAACAACCTCAACCTATTTGACCTCATGAGAATATCTTGTTCCTTTCCTACAAAAATTTTAAGCCCTATAGAATAACAAAGTTACCCTTAGGTATTTCGTCGAGACCCACTCTAAATTCTACCTATAAGGATCGTTCAACATCTATTAAATACCAAAATAAGTCTTTCAACCCCAAAGATAATAAGTGAACCACATCTTAGACCATCCCTTTTCTCCTTAGATCATCTAAGACAGATCCTTGACAAAATTTAGACCTCCTCCTTCCTCTAAATATTTAGAGGTTCCTTCTATTCCTACTTTAAAATatctagagaaaatgaagaaaaaaagtcAATATTGAGTGATACCCAACATCCTTTGATAGAAGCCTCAAACTCTAACCAACAAAATCATAGTGTTATAGAACATTGGTGAAGATGCCATGTTGTGGGTCATCATCTTGTCGTAAGAAATGTCTTCCTCTATGTAATTAGATGTTGGTTCGACAATAACTCTTTAACCTTCCTTACCTTCACCCACTCCTAATGTTTATTGTTACTTTTCCCAACCTTGTCAAAAGATGATGTTGTAAGTTCTAAGTGATTATTCTCCTCCTACTTCTATTATAACACCTATGACAATAAATTTTGGTGATGCTTCAGATGACATAATGGAAACTATACAGAGTGACTTCGGTTGTCCTAATATTTGCTAAAAAATTAACTCTAAATACTAGTGACACACATAGTGTTCCTTTCTTAGGGAATTATCCATGTTTAAAACTAAATATAGCTCCTTATACCATGCTAGTTGTAACTCCTttagcatc contains these protein-coding regions:
- the LOC131045805 gene encoding laccase-12-like; its protein translation is MESSGGGGRVSFGECNDGEADDDNDDGALNHPLFGRVAGLDAWFSLPHVVDSALVAIAVEYLMVLEMLMEIFDGGLCALSWCGKEVLWGRASSARERWNSDPIEVEEKAKLSGGTTNFPVEHGKTYLLCIVNAAVNNHLFFKIASHNLTVVSVDASYTKPYTTDILMLTSGQTTDVLLTANQAEARYYMAAKVYTTQSEANIDNTTTTAILGYVGSNSSATPILPDLPVYNDTATVITFTRSLRSLSSEEHTVDVPQSISDSSIITVGLGLIPCETGRNCSGPNNTRLAASMNNISFVLPDVAILQAYYFGVNGVFTTDFPSNPPVVYNYTGDGTNIFQADNHPMHIHGYDFYIVGEAFGNYDNETDPSSFNLVDPPQRNTVGVPANGWAAIRFKADNPGAWFVHCHFDDHVTWGLDTVFIVKNGPSALESLIPPPADLPKC